One window from the genome of Saimiri boliviensis isolate mSaiBol1 chromosome 2, mSaiBol1.pri, whole genome shotgun sequence encodes:
- the NEIL1 gene encoding endonuclease 8-like 1 isoform X1 — MPEGPEVHLASQFVNEACRVLVFGGCVEKSSVSRNPEVPFESSAYRISASARGKELRLTLSPLPGAQPPQEPLALVFRFGMSGSFQLVPREELPRHAHLRFYTAPPGLQLALCFVDIRRFGHWDLGGNWQPGRGPCVLQEYEQFRENVLRNLSDKAFDRPICEALLDQRFFNGIGNYLRAEILYRLKIPPFEKARSVLEALQQRRPSPELTLSQKIKAKLQNPDLLELCHSVPKEVVRLGGKGYGSESGEEDFAAFRAWLRCYGMPGMSSLQDRHGRTIWFQGDPGPLAPKGRKSRKKKSKARQPSPEDRVEDPPPPSKAPSRTRSAQRHLPERTVTQRPAATSFRQDPAAPKIPKKGRRKGRQAASGPRRPRKAKADTPSLELEGPSAS; from the exons ATGCCCGAGGGCCCGGAGGTGCACCTGGCCAGCCAGTTTGTGAACGAGGCCTGCAGGGTGCTGGTGTTCGGAGGCTGCGTGGAGAAGTCCTCCGTCAGCCGCAACCCTGAGGTGCCCTTTGAGAGCAGCGCCTACCGCATCTCGGCTTCTGCCCGCGGCAAGGAGCTGCGCCTGACTCTCAGCCCGCTGCCTGGGGCCCAGCCCCCCCAGGAGCCGCTGGCCCTGGTCTTCCGCTTCGGCATGTCCGGCTCCTTCCAGCTGGTTCCCCGGGAGGAGCTGCCACGCCACGCCCACCTGCGCTTTTACACGGCTCCGCCCGGCCTCCAGCTCGCCCTATGTTTCGTGGACATCCGCCGGTTCGGTCACTGGGATCTTGGAGGCAACTGGCAGCCGGGCCGCGGGCCCTGCGTCTTGCAGGAGTACGAGCAGTTCAG GGAGAATGTGCTACGAAACCTATCGGACAAGGCCTTCGACCGGCCCATCTGCGAGGCCCTCCTGGACCAGAGGTTCTTCAATGGCATTGGCAACTATCTGCGGGCAGAGATCCTGTACCG GCTGAAGATCCCGCCCTTTGAGAAGGCCCGCTCGGTCCTGGAGGCCCTGCAGCAGCGAAGGCCG AGCCCGGAGCTGACACTGAGCCAGAAGATCAAGGCCAAGCTGCAGAACCCCGACCTGCTGGAGCTGTGCCACTCAGTGCCCAAGGAAGTGGTCCGGCTGG GGGGCAAAGGCTACGGGTCAGAGAGCGGGGAGGAGGACTTTGCCGCCTTTCGCGCCTGGCTGCGGTGCTATGGCATGCCGGGCATGAGCTCCCTGCAGGACCGGCATGGCCGCACCATCTGGTTCCAG GGGGATCCTGGACCCTTGGCACCCAAAG GGCGGAAGTCCCGTAAAAAGAAATCCAAGGCCAGGCAGCCGAGTCCTGAGGACAGAGTGGAG GACCCTCCACCTCCAAGCAAGGCCCCTTCCAGGACACGAAGTGCACAGAGACACCTTCCTGAGAGAACTGTGACCCAGCGGCCTGCGGCGACCAGCTTCCGGCAGGACCCAGCAGCTCCCAAAATCCccaagaaggggaggaggaagggacgACAGGCAGCCTCTG GCCCGCGCAGACCCCGGAAGGCCAAGGCTGACACCCCATCCTTGGAACTGGAGGGGCCCTCAGCCTCTTAG
- the NEIL1 gene encoding endonuclease 8-like 1 isoform X4 codes for MFRGHPPVRSLGSWRQLAAGPRALRLAGVRAVQMGVSLLPRLECNGAILAHCNLRLPGSSDLLTQPPKENVLRNLSDKAFDRPICEALLDQRFFNGIGNYLRAEILYRLKIPPFEKARSVLEALQQRRPSPELTLSQKIKAKLQNPDLLELCHSVPKEVVRLGGKGYGSESGEEDFAAFRAWLRCYGMPGMSSLQDRHGRTIWFQGDPGPLAPKGRKSRKKKSKARQPSPEDRVEDPPPPSKAPSRTRSAQRHLPERTVTQRPAATSFRQDPAAPKIPKKGRRKGRQAASGPRRPRKAKADTPSLELEGPSAS; via the exons ATGTTTCGTGGACATCCGCCGGTTCGGTCACTGGGATCTTGGAGGCAACTGGCAGCCGGGCCGCGGGCCCTGCGTCTTGCAGGAGTACGAGCAGTTCAG atgggagtctcactgttgcccaggctggagtgcaatggcgcaatcttggctcactgcaacctccgcctccccggttccagcgatctcctgactcagcctcccaa GGAGAATGTGCTACGAAACCTATCGGACAAGGCCTTCGACCGGCCCATCTGCGAGGCCCTCCTGGACCAGAGGTTCTTCAATGGCATTGGCAACTATCTGCGGGCAGAGATCCTGTACCG GCTGAAGATCCCGCCCTTTGAGAAGGCCCGCTCGGTCCTGGAGGCCCTGCAGCAGCGAAGGCCG AGCCCGGAGCTGACACTGAGCCAGAAGATCAAGGCCAAGCTGCAGAACCCCGACCTGCTGGAGCTGTGCCACTCAGTGCCCAAGGAAGTGGTCCGGCTGG GGGGCAAAGGCTACGGGTCAGAGAGCGGGGAGGAGGACTTTGCCGCCTTTCGCGCCTGGCTGCGGTGCTATGGCATGCCGGGCATGAGCTCCCTGCAGGACCGGCATGGCCGCACCATCTGGTTCCAG GGGGATCCTGGACCCTTGGCACCCAAAG GGCGGAAGTCCCGTAAAAAGAAATCCAAGGCCAGGCAGCCGAGTCCTGAGGACAGAGTGGAG GACCCTCCACCTCCAAGCAAGGCCCCTTCCAGGACACGAAGTGCACAGAGACACCTTCCTGAGAGAACTGTGACCCAGCGGCCTGCGGCGACCAGCTTCCGGCAGGACCCAGCAGCTCCCAAAATCCccaagaaggggaggaggaagggacgACAGGCAGCCTCTG GCCCGCGCAGACCCCGGAAGGCCAAGGCTGACACCCCATCCTTGGAACTGGAGGGGCCCTCAGCCTCTTAG
- the NEIL1 gene encoding endonuclease 8-like 1 isoform X2 codes for MPEGPEVHLASQFVNEACRVLVFGGCVEKSSVSRNPEVPFESSAYRISASARGKELRLTLSPLPGAQPPQEPLALVFRFGMSGSFQLVPREELPRHAHLRFYTAPPGLQLALCFVDIRRFGHWDLGGNWQPGRGPCVLQEYEQFRENVLRNLSDKAFDRPICEALLDQRFFNGIGNYLRAEILYRLKIPPFEKARSVLEALQQRRPSPELTLSQKIKAKLQNPDLLELCHSVPKEVVRLGGKGYGSESGEEDFAAFRAWLRCYGMPGMSSLQDRHGRTIWFQDGGAERTSQLQGSQHLSPPYRLQPWESPPRGRTGPSNSNISVLQGGSPVKRNPRPGSRVLRTEWRTLHLQARPLPGHEVHRDTFLREL; via the exons ATGCCCGAGGGCCCGGAGGTGCACCTGGCCAGCCAGTTTGTGAACGAGGCCTGCAGGGTGCTGGTGTTCGGAGGCTGCGTGGAGAAGTCCTCCGTCAGCCGCAACCCTGAGGTGCCCTTTGAGAGCAGCGCCTACCGCATCTCGGCTTCTGCCCGCGGCAAGGAGCTGCGCCTGACTCTCAGCCCGCTGCCTGGGGCCCAGCCCCCCCAGGAGCCGCTGGCCCTGGTCTTCCGCTTCGGCATGTCCGGCTCCTTCCAGCTGGTTCCCCGGGAGGAGCTGCCACGCCACGCCCACCTGCGCTTTTACACGGCTCCGCCCGGCCTCCAGCTCGCCCTATGTTTCGTGGACATCCGCCGGTTCGGTCACTGGGATCTTGGAGGCAACTGGCAGCCGGGCCGCGGGCCCTGCGTCTTGCAGGAGTACGAGCAGTTCAG GGAGAATGTGCTACGAAACCTATCGGACAAGGCCTTCGACCGGCCCATCTGCGAGGCCCTCCTGGACCAGAGGTTCTTCAATGGCATTGGCAACTATCTGCGGGCAGAGATCCTGTACCG GCTGAAGATCCCGCCCTTTGAGAAGGCCCGCTCGGTCCTGGAGGCCCTGCAGCAGCGAAGGCCG AGCCCGGAGCTGACACTGAGCCAGAAGATCAAGGCCAAGCTGCAGAACCCCGACCTGCTGGAGCTGTGCCACTCAGTGCCCAAGGAAGTGGTCCGGCTGG GGGGCAAAGGCTACGGGTCAGAGAGCGGGGAGGAGGACTTTGCCGCCTTTCGCGCCTGGCTGCGGTGCTATGGCATGCCGGGCATGAGCTCCCTGCAGGACCGGCATGGCCGCACCATCTGGTTCCAG GATGGGGGAGCAGAAAGGACGTCTCAGCTGCAAGGGTCACAGCACCTTTCTCCACCCTATCGCCTGCAACCCTGGGAGTCCCCGCCCCGGGGCAGGACAGGACCCTCCAACTCCAACATCAGTGTCCTGCAGGGCGGAAGTCCCGTAAAAAGAAATCCAAGGCCAGGCAGCCGAGTCCTGAGGACAGAGTGGAG GACCCTCCACCTCCAAGCAAGGCCCCTTCCAGGACACGAAGTGCACAGAGACACCTTCCTGAGAGAACTGTGA
- the NEIL1 gene encoding endonuclease 8-like 1 isoform X3, whose translation MPEGPEVHLASQFVNEACRVLVFGGCVEKSSVSRNPEVPFESSAYRISASARGKELRLTLSPLPGAQPPQEPLALVFRFGMSGSFQLVPREELPRHAHLRFYTAPPGLQLALCFVDIRRFGHWDLGGNWQPGRGPCVLQEYEQFRENVLRNLSDKAFDRPICEALLDQRFFNGIGNYLRAEILYRLKIPPFEKARSVLEALQQRRPSPELTLSQKIKAKLQNPDLLELCHSVPKEVVRLGGKGYGSESGEEDFAAFRAWLRCYGMPGMSSLQDRHGRTIWFQVGPCSHGQRDPMRLMGGNESWGHKNWGGDARGLSRPSEDHTAPEGHAPLLPCVPGSQRVKVA comes from the exons ATGCCCGAGGGCCCGGAGGTGCACCTGGCCAGCCAGTTTGTGAACGAGGCCTGCAGGGTGCTGGTGTTCGGAGGCTGCGTGGAGAAGTCCTCCGTCAGCCGCAACCCTGAGGTGCCCTTTGAGAGCAGCGCCTACCGCATCTCGGCTTCTGCCCGCGGCAAGGAGCTGCGCCTGACTCTCAGCCCGCTGCCTGGGGCCCAGCCCCCCCAGGAGCCGCTGGCCCTGGTCTTCCGCTTCGGCATGTCCGGCTCCTTCCAGCTGGTTCCCCGGGAGGAGCTGCCACGCCACGCCCACCTGCGCTTTTACACGGCTCCGCCCGGCCTCCAGCTCGCCCTATGTTTCGTGGACATCCGCCGGTTCGGTCACTGGGATCTTGGAGGCAACTGGCAGCCGGGCCGCGGGCCCTGCGTCTTGCAGGAGTACGAGCAGTTCAG GGAGAATGTGCTACGAAACCTATCGGACAAGGCCTTCGACCGGCCCATCTGCGAGGCCCTCCTGGACCAGAGGTTCTTCAATGGCATTGGCAACTATCTGCGGGCAGAGATCCTGTACCG GCTGAAGATCCCGCCCTTTGAGAAGGCCCGCTCGGTCCTGGAGGCCCTGCAGCAGCGAAGGCCG AGCCCGGAGCTGACACTGAGCCAGAAGATCAAGGCCAAGCTGCAGAACCCCGACCTGCTGGAGCTGTGCCACTCAGTGCCCAAGGAAGTGGTCCGGCTGG GGGGCAAAGGCTACGGGTCAGAGAGCGGGGAGGAGGACTTTGCCGCCTTTCGCGCCTGGCTGCGGTGCTATGGCATGCCGGGCATGAGCTCCCTGCAGGACCGGCATGGCCGCACCATCTGGTTCCAGGTTGGGCCCTGTTCACATGGGCAAAGAGATCCCATGAGGCTGATGGGTGGAAATGAAAGCTGGGGTCACAAGAACTGGGGTGGAGATGCTCGGGGCCTGTCTAGACCCTCTGAGGACCACACTGCTCCCGAGGGTCATGCCCCTCTCCTCCCTTGCGTCCCAGGGTCGCAGCGGGTGAAAGTAGCCTAA
- the COMMD4 gene encoding COMM domain-containing protein 4 isoform X1 has protein sequence MRGRRGLRKRGGAGRLSPLASTQTVYVGVGTASLGEESPWPAGSQDGGGQQLAAKFRFCGDLDCPDWVLAEISTLAKMSSVKLRLLCSQVLKELLGQGIDYEKILKLMADTKFESGDVKATVAVLSFILSSAAKHSVDGESLSSELQQLGLPKEHAASLCRCYEEKQIPLQKHLRVCSLRTNRLAGVGWRVDYTLSSSLLQSVEEPMVHLRLEVAAAPGAPAQPVAMSLSADKFQVLLAELKQAQTLMSSLG, from the exons ATGAGGGGGCGTCGAGGGCTCCGGAaacggggcggggcggggaggttGTCTCCACTGGCCTCTACGCAAACAGTGTATGTGGGTGTGGGGACTGCGAGTCTGGGAGAGGAAAGTCCGTGGCCAGCCGGTTCCCAAGACGGGGGCGGGCAGCAGCTGGCGGCT AAGTTCCGGTTTTGTGGTGATCTGGACTGTCCTGACTGGGTCCTGGCAGAGATCAGCACGCTGGCCAAGATG TCCTCTGTGAAGTTGCGGCTGCTCTGCAGCCAGGTACTAAAGGAGCTGCTGGGACAGGGGATTGAT TATGAGAAGATTCTGAAGCTCATGGCTGACACCAAGTTTG AGTCAGGCGATGTGAAGGCCACAGTGGCAGTGCTGAGTTTCATCCTCTCCAGTGCGGCCAAGCACAGTGTTGATGGCGAATCCTTGTCCAGTGAACTGCAGCAGCTGGGGCTGCCCAAAG AGCACGCGGCCAGCCTGTGCCGCTGTTACGAGGAGAAGCAAATTCCCTTGCAGAAGCACCTGCGGGTCTGCAGCCTACGCA CGAATAGGTTGGCAGGTGTGGGCTGGCGGGTAGACTACACCCTGAGCTCCAGCCTGCTGCAGTCCGTGGAGGAGCCTATGGTACACCTGCGGCTGGAAGTGGCAGCTGCCCCAGGTGCGCCAGCCCAGCCTGTTGCCATGTCCCTCTCAGCGGACAAGTTCCAGGTCCTCCTGGCAG AGCTGAAGCAGGCCCAGACCCTGATGAGCTCCCTGGGCTGA
- the COMMD4 gene encoding COMM domain-containing protein 4 isoform X2, with protein MKFRFCGDLDCPDWVLAEISTLAKMSSVKLRLLCSQVLKELLGQGIDYEKILKLMADTKFESGDVKATVAVLSFILSSAAKHSVDGESLSSELQQLGLPKEHAASLCRCYEEKQIPLQKHLRVCSLRTNRLAGVGWRVDYTLSSSLLQSVEEPMVHLRLEVAAAPGAPAQPVAMSLSADKFQVLLAELKQAQTLMSSLG; from the exons ATG AAGTTCCGGTTTTGTGGTGATCTGGACTGTCCTGACTGGGTCCTGGCAGAGATCAGCACGCTGGCCAAGATG TCCTCTGTGAAGTTGCGGCTGCTCTGCAGCCAGGTACTAAAGGAGCTGCTGGGACAGGGGATTGAT TATGAGAAGATTCTGAAGCTCATGGCTGACACCAAGTTTG AGTCAGGCGATGTGAAGGCCACAGTGGCAGTGCTGAGTTTCATCCTCTCCAGTGCGGCCAAGCACAGTGTTGATGGCGAATCCTTGTCCAGTGAACTGCAGCAGCTGGGGCTGCCCAAAG AGCACGCGGCCAGCCTGTGCCGCTGTTACGAGGAGAAGCAAATTCCCTTGCAGAAGCACCTGCGGGTCTGCAGCCTACGCA CGAATAGGTTGGCAGGTGTGGGCTGGCGGGTAGACTACACCCTGAGCTCCAGCCTGCTGCAGTCCGTGGAGGAGCCTATGGTACACCTGCGGCTGGAAGTGGCAGCTGCCCCAGGTGCGCCAGCCCAGCCTGTTGCCATGTCCCTCTCAGCGGACAAGTTCCAGGTCCTCCTGGCAG AGCTGAAGCAGGCCCAGACCCTGATGAGCTCCCTGGGCTGA